The Setaria viridis chromosome 6, Setaria_viridis_v4.0, whole genome shotgun sequence genome includes the window TATTAACGCTCATCGCAGATTCACAGGACAGGCAAACTGTAGGCAAACAGTTTGGAGTGTCGCGAGAATTGTTCGTCCGGCGTTAGTGTAtttgcagcagccagcagtaatcttcagattttttttctttcgatcTTCAGGTTATTTTGTCGTTGGATTGTTTGAACTTTGAGAAGAAGCCGGCTGCTGCCTTTTAGGCCCTTTCGGCCTGTAGCGGAGAATTTATCGCTGTACTGGACTGGATCGGCCCATGATGTTATTGAATGGGAAAATTTGTAGCCCAGTAgcccgaccggtggtactaggCCAGCAATTGGACCACCGGCTATAGATGGGCCCATTTCTGTTGCAAGGAAGCGCAGCAGCTGCTTCCACAGCCCACGAAGAGAGTGAGGGGAGATTATTTTCACTGCAtcgttcagacttcagactcTGAAACTCGCAAGCACCGTAGCAGAGGAAGAGCGAAGAATGCAGAGTAATATACATGTCCAAAATAATTCCATCCTATACAAAACTGATTATTAATTATATATTACACCGCAAAATTACATTGTTCTGCTCAATTACTTGCTACCTCGATCTCCCGTAGACGCACGCACTTACCGCTGGAGACGCAGTTAGCTctcggctgccggcggcggggcgccgggctGGATGGTCCTGAAGGACTCGTGCAGCCGCCGGAGCACGGCCTCGTCGCGGCCCCACTCGGCGTTGGGCGCGGTGACGAAGTGCGCGTACAGCTTGTTCCGCGCGCACGTCACGGAGATGAGGCTGtgcgcgccggcccccgccaccTCGTACTCGTAGTACACctgcccgtcgccgtcggcgcgcTCCGCCGAGCGCACGTCGTCGGCGGTCGCGATCTGGTCCTGCAGCCCGACGTCGGAGAGCGCCAGGTTGTTGAGCACGGCGTTGAGCGGCGCCAGCGCGCGGATCCCGGACAGGAACGTCAGGTACTCCTTCTCCGACCGCTTCCGCGGGTTGAAGAACTCGCTGTCCGTGCCGTTGGTGCCCTTCTCCACCTTGGACACCAGCCGCTCCTTCCACCCCTCGGGCACGTCGTACACGTACTCCGCCGTGTCCTTCTTGCTCGCGTTCCCGCCGTACCCGCCGTAgttcgccgcgctcgccgccgtcccgtaGTACACCTTGAACTCGGGGTCGGCGCgggatggcgccggcgccggagacaGCAGCAGGAgacccgccgcggccgccgcgaccAGCGTGGTGGCGAGGGGCGGCTGCTTGCTGGGCGGCAGCCGcagcgcctgctgctgctgcgacgaggcggtggaggtgggCGCGGTGGTCAGGGGAGGGGACGGCGCGCGCGAGAGGAGGGACGGCGGAAACATGGTCACGGTGGCGGCCGTGGACAGTGACGCGCTGCGGTGGCGGTGCGGCGAGGTGGTTGGCGCGCGTTGGGTGTGTGGTTTTCTGTTGGGGACGAGAGGATAGAAGGGATCACGTGGGCCCGCGGCTTATCCGGTGGGACGACATGGCACGGACACTGATGAATCGCGAGAGCAGAAAGATGTAGAGGCCTCGGTGACTTGGGCGGAATCCTACATTGCGGCCCAGTACTAACCCTTTTGCATTTTGGCCTTGGTTGCTTCCAGGTCCTTTATCGGATCGGATAAGGCCcatcttttttttgcaaaccCATCATGTTTGTATCGGATAAGGCCCATTATGTTTGTACTGGATCCAATTTTTAACTGGGCCTTATATAAAACAGCCCATAAGAATCATATTAACGGCAGATGAACCACATTTCAGTTTTCTTTTTGAATGCATCTGAGTTTTCTGATTTCTGATGAATTTATATATTACATAATCAAAAGGCGACATCAATTAACGGCGCGTAAATCTGAACTTTTTCCGTCAGTGGTAGAAACGGAACCGGTGGCTACACACGGCCAGATCAGCGACGCACATCAAACTGCGCTCAATTTCGTGCCCGAACCACCACACCACCCGTCCGTCCGACCTGGCGAACCCACGCAAAAGCCCAAACAAAAACCCAATAAAATCTCACCTCGCCTCCGCGCAGTCCAGCCAGCCCCCGTCGCCCACCACCCCAATCTccacgcgtcgccgccgcctgccggcgAGTCTATCCccctccgccacgccgccgAAGCTTCCCGACCCCGCAGCGGTTCGGATAAGGCAGGCGGTCGCCGCCAACACGCCCTCCTCCCGTTCCCCCACCCCTCCCCGGCCCCGGAACCGCTTCGGGCTGGATCTAGGGTTGCGTGGGGAGGAGTTCTGGAAGCCCCCGCCGCGATGGACGCGGCGGACGGTGGCGCCAgcttcaccgccgccggcgaggagctcctCCGGGGCCGCGTACGGGAGAAGCTGCGCGAGTTGATGATGAGCGAGCCCGACACTTCCCTCCTGGTACGATGCCGCCGCTTGCCGACTCTATTTCTACTGTGTCACCCCGACTCGCTACCTTCGCGTTTTAGTGGTTGATTTCGGTTGTTTGTGAGCTCTAGATTGTGGTGGAACTTAGCTAAAAGCGTATTGCGGACTGGCTACAATTCTAGATAACTTGTGCAAATTAAGCGACTGTGCCCGTGTACAACACCTATTGCTGCAATCACTAGCGTAATGTGGTTAGATCTCAGTTGCTTGTATGTGATGGCTGGAGTTTTTGTTTGTTTAGGCTGAGTGCTGTCTTTTTCCCCCCTTCAATTTGGTGTGCCCCACTCTATATGTTTAGTTGCTTCGACGAACTCAGCTAGTGCAATGGATTGGTGGACTACATGCACTAAAACTGTTGAGCTATCATGTTCATGTGCAAAATACACGTATGAGGCCTCTTCTTAACTGAGAAGACCCTCTGTTCTTAGGGGAATGATTGAAAATCAGGATGAGATGCTAGGAATTGTTTGTTCAGTGCCGGGTACCTATAGCTATACTTGGACAGGCTAATTTGTTTGTGAATTAGTTCTGCCTCAGGTGAATGTATATATCATTACAAATCAGAATAACTGAATTTGGTGTTAATCCAGTGCAGTGCTGTTGCATGTTGCCTATGGTGTTTTTGATGCAATTGAGAATGCAATAGTAGAATAGACCATAAGGATGAATGAGTTTCCTATCCTTCCATGTCGGCATATGTTATGAGTCTTTACTACCTTTTTCCATTCATCACGATTTGTACTATTTATCTACATTGAGCCCTAAACTTGTACCAGTAGTAGTCAAGCGTGCCCAAAAAACAGATCAGTATGCACTCTGGcagagaaaagggaaaagaacaTATGAAATAATCTGCACGGTCATTGCTTTGCTTATGTATTCACTTCCTCCGATTGGAAATAGATATAATTTTTCCCTTTCCCAACTTTTTTCTCAAAATACATGTCATCCTATAACTTCTAGGCATTTTTTCCTGTTTTATTCCTTCCTTGCTCTTAACAAATTTTATCACTCTCGAAAATAAATGACACCACTTCCAATGTAGCAACAAGATCATTTTACCATCTTTATTAATCTTTGTGCACAACTAAACGACATGTATTTCGAATAGGAGGGTGTAGTACTATTGATTGCCGTGTATTCACTTTTTGCAACCATCATTCTCTTATCCTATTTTTCATTTTCATTGTATTACGTTGGAGTATTTCGAGAAAAAGCAATAAGTGGACCTCTGTTGCTGTATTAAGTGCAGGATTATGTTATGGTCTTGCTCAAGAATCGAAGATGTAAGGAAAAGGCCATAAAGGAGCTCCATGTGTTTCTAGGGGATGACAGTGAAGCATTCGTTTCCTGGTTAGTACTCATAGCATATGTTTCAATTTTTGTATTATTTGTTTATCAACTGTCTGAACCATCCCTAATATATTTAACATGCAAATATTTCTTATTGTAATTGGTAATTCACTTATAAGGATGCTATAAATAATTGGGAAAGGTGGTCATGGGTCACCCCACTTTTAGGGTAGATAGACAAGTGGCATTGTATGTGTCACATACTCACACGGTTCACTGTTTGATATTCAGACAAATATGTTCATATTAAACAATAATGAAATAAGGTTCTGATGCATTTTCCTGTATATGGAGTGGAACTAGAACTAACTCTGGTAGCAGCAGAAAGCACATTAGATATTCTATGATATCGATATATTTGTAATACAAAAGGGCCTAGTGAGCATTGAATATCCTTTGGAGTCCGAATTATGTGTTGCAAATCGTCTAGTGTCCAAAAGTTAGGCCACACAGGGCTCCTTACATAGCCTTAAAGTTTACCTGCACCTTGGTACCTTTGCCTCGTAGACACCCTTCGTTTAGATCAACGCTTATAAGCATAACCGTTATTCAAAACACTGAAGATCACCCCcccaccccaaaaaaaaaacaaaaacaaacaaaaaccaTTTTCATTTGAATCCATGCAGTCAATATTCTTAATGAAGCTATAAAATATATTCATTGAAGTTGCATTCTTGAGACCCTATGTAAGTTTTTAACATCGAATGGAAACAAGAATGGTGGAGCAGTTTTTACTTTCGAGATCGGATACAATTGTATACACTGGGAAATGTGTACCCTTGTCATCCTTTTCCCGAGCAAAGCAGTCAACAGTAATGCATACCCTCCCGAGTTGATTCGACATCATAAAGGCTTTCATACACATcataaagagaaaaaaaatggtggCTTTCATATCATATTATCATGCAAAATGAATATTCTACTGTATTGTTGCGTTTGTAGGTTGTGGGAGCATCTTTCTTTACATTTGCACCTTTATGTGCAAGCA containing:
- the LOC117860416 gene encoding thylakoid lumenal 19 kDa protein, chloroplastic; this translates as MFPPSLLSRAPSPPLTTAPTSTASSQQQQALRLPPSKQPPLATTLVAAAAAGLLLLSPAPAPSRADPEFKVYYGTAASAANYGGYGGNASKKDTAEYVYDVPEGWKERLVSKVEKGTNGTDSEFFNPRKRSEKEYLTFLSGIRALAPLNAVLNNLALSDVGLQDQIATADDVRSAERADGDGQVYYEYEVAGAGAHSLISVTCARNKLYAHFVTAPNAEWGRDEAVLRRLHESFRTIQPGAPPPAAES